A window of Fusarium falciforme chromosome 1, complete sequence genomic DNA:
CAGAGTGCGCCAAACAAGGGACCAGGTGCCAAGCTGGCGGGTGCGAAATACCTGCCGTCCGTGGATCGGCAGCCTACCTCGAGCGTTGTTCCAGGGCTTTGCCTAGGGATCTATCCCAGGCGCTTCATAGGCTCCCAGGCGCCGCTTGGGAGGCCGGGACCTAATGCGCCTGGACACACCTGGCGAGCTGGGGCCTGCTTTCAATGAATCAATGAATGAATGGGGGCGGCGGGGCGTGGGATGGGTGAGGCCCCCGTAGGtgcaggtggtggtggccggCCGGGGGGGTGGCGGCGGTGGTCAGGCGCTAAACACCGTACCTGGTTCACCGATTTGCCCTGCCATCCACTCTCTCTCCATTCCATCATTGCCTGGGATTATAGCCTTCACAGGGCCACCGCCCGGGGCGCTCAGCGCACCTACACAGTCCCTCCGGCTGCAGAGAGACTCGTCTTTCCCTGTTCTTCCCCCGCCGTCAATGCGCTGGAAACAAGCAAGAGAACCCCAGGCTGCAGGACCCGTAATTCCGTCATCGTGTTTGCTGCGCTGGTCTTCGTTTGCAAGGGGGTGTGTAACCGGGCTTGTTTGGCAGGACCCTTGATAGTTGGGCGACGGTTTGAAGCACCCTCACGACGCATCGCAAGCTCTCGTGCGAATCTACTGTGTAATGATTCAACAAAGGCATCGAATTCTCACACCGTGCATCTATTGCCAGCTGGCCAGGTGTTCATTTAAAGATGGATAGCTTCCTGAAAGCTAACATCCAGGCACCAAAGGTTATCAGCGCTGCGCCGTGTACCTGATGATCCCGCACCAATCGCTTACTCCCTTCCTAGCGTTTCGTGGCCACGACGTGAACAATGAAACCGTGAGATGTGGCAATTGCACGACAAAGTCTTTTATCAAGGCTCCTTTCCGTCGTCGAATTGCCAATGGGCTTGGGGTTCCTGTATCTCTTGCTGTGGCACGTCGTTCCGTACAAAGGTGTACAGTTGTATCACGCGTCTCTCAAGGAATCATCATTCGCTACATGTGTGCTACTGCAAAAAGTGCAAAACGGACTACTATCTCACCGAGATTTGACTGCTAAACGACGTGAATTTCCTCACTACGTTTGGCACCCTCTTATAAAGTGCACATCCGTCCCCTCGTGGCGTCTCCCATCTCTCCCCCTGCTCAAGGTCAGATGCCATCACCCATTTTATTCAAGCCAACCAATCCATTTCCTCGCTTCCCGGTCTCCGCCCCCAGTCCCCCATCACCAGTTTTCCCTCTCCAGCTTTCATCGCTGTTGGAGAATCCCTGGCTTTTAATTCGCCCGTGACCGGCCTGCCCGCACCCGGGTCGATGCCGGTCCCGGGGACTGGGCCGGTGAAGGCAGGTGCGTGCCCCGAAGCGGCAATGTCGGGTTCGAGCTCATGATGGATGGGGTACACGGTTTCAAACAACAGCAGCTTCACACAGACACGCAGACAGGCATTGCGTCAAAACAGCAGACGGCCTTTTTTtgctttcttctttttttgtttACGCAAAGCTTCAAAACTCAATCGAGGTAGGTTCTGGCTGATGTTTACAGAACTCTCACCTCGGGGGCCGGCTGGGGAGACTTCTCAAAGCTCTTCATGGGCTCCAGACCCCAGCGGCCAAACATGGCGGCGTCCTCGTCCCATCCGTTGCACTCGGTCGTCAGCATCTTCTCGCCGGTGAAGATGGCGTTGGCGCCGGCCATGAAGCACAtggcctgcttctcctccgaCATGGTCTTGCGTCCGGCGGCGATGCGGATGATGGTCGAGGGCATGATGATGCGGGCCGTGGCGATGGTGCGCAGCATGCTCGTGAACTCGACCATGGGGCGGTCGCCCAGCGGCGTGCCCTTGATGGGCACCAGGGCGTTGACGGGGAAGCTCTCGGGGTGGCTCGGCATGGTGGACACGGTGTGCAGCAGGCCGACGCGGTCCTCGCTCGACTCGCCGAGACCCAGGATGCCGCCCGAGCAGACCTTGATGCCGGCGTCACGCACGTGGCTCAGCGTCTGCAGGCGCTCGTCGTAGCTGCGCGTCGAGATGACGGAGGGGTAAAACTCGCGGCTCGTGTCGACGTTGTGGTTGTACGCCGTGAGGCCAGCcgacttgagctccttggcctgctcgGCGTCGATCATGCCCAGTGTCACGCAGAcctccatgcccatgcccttgacgccctcgaccatggccttgatgttCTTAAGGCTGTTCTTGCGCCCGCGCATGTCCCTCCAGGCGGCGCCCATGCAGAATCGGGTGCTGCCATTCTCCTTGGCCGTCCGCGCCGCCGCCAGCACGCTCTCGACGCTCTCAACCCTCTTGGCTGGCACCTTGGTGCCCTTCTGGTACCGGGTCGACTGGGCGCAGTAGGAGCAGTCCTCGGTACAGCCACCCGTCTTGATGTTCATGAGGGTGCAAAGTTGCACCTCGGCGGGGTTGTGCCATCGACGGTGGACGGTGCTCTATCGGGATTCTACTGTCAGTGATGGGGGTCCTGATTGGCAATGGCGAGCATATGTGAGGTTGTACACGCAACTACCCCGCCATTCGAGTCGAGCCGGCAGATCCAAGCCCCGCAAATCGAACCATTGAGACAACCGTGATGGCAACCATGATGGTTCAAGACTTGGCGATGATAACAGAGCTAAAAAGACAAACAGAAACAGAAAGAAAGCACTCACAGCCTGGTACGCCAGCTCCAGTACGGGCTGGTAGTAAATGGCCgcaatctcctccttggtccaGTCGTGTCGGACCGTGTTCGCTGTGACGGCCTCCCGCATAatctgcttcctcttctcagCCCGCTGCTTCTCAACCGCGTCGTGCGCTCCTGCCGGGGGAGGCGGCGGCTGCGATGGCCTGACGTAGTCGACGACGGTCGACATGGCTCGGGCTCGTGGGTGTTGCCATCTCGCCGAAGCGGGGAGCGGGAGGCGACCGCTCGTCACCGGGCGGAGGGCCCTCAGGCGGAGAGAGGCACCGGGCTTCATTGTGAGAGAGTGAGAGATTGTGTGAGAGGGTCAGAGGAAAAGAGGAAAGAAGGAAGAATGAGAGAATGGATGgttgagagaagagaagaagaaaggaagaggagggagaagctAGTAGTGTATGAGCTGGACGGCAGTgacccagcagcagcggagGCACTAGAGCAAGGTGTCCAGGGACTGGGCTGAGAAAGAGGAGACGAACAACACCAGAAAGCGTCCCCAAATGGAATGGATGCCCCCGTCCGTTGCGTTGTTGGTGAGCTCTAGAAACATGGGCTGTGCTGCTTTGACGGCTCTACCTCCCCCCACGCTGACAAGGGGCCGCCTGGGGCAGATCGACCCAAAGGTGAGAAACCCAGCCGATCTTCGGCCAGTCTCCGGACGTCCATGTCGCCTATCAATCTTGCTCTCTTGTGCATTGAGCCCCATATCTTAACTCAAAACATGGTGGCTGCACAGATCCGGGACATTGCCATGCCTGTTGTAGCAACGCGGCAACCTCGGCTCCTCGGGGAGACGTGCCTCAAGACGGCGTTATTTAACCGTCCTAAACCGCCGCCAACCTCTATTCGGAGCTGCTGTGTTGAGAAACCGAGCATCTTTCCCCTTGGGGTCGAGGATGCTTCTCAGGACGGGTAGGGGCGGGAACGGGGGGTAAACCCGAGCGATGGCGCGATGCCAGCGTCTAACGAGCCCGCTCTGTTGGCGAGAAGCACACACTGCGCTGCAGACAAGAAGATTGACATCctttccatcccatcccatcccatccagcTTGCCTCCCCGCTTGTGTTTGTACTGTAACACAACAGCTCGAAGGCGCACCAATGGCTGCTGAAGGTGTCTCACCCAATTGAGCTCTCTTGAGAGTGGGGGGACAATTGCCTTGTCGAGACTCGGTCCGCTGTCCGTCATGTTCCTAGCCTTGGCGGGTGTGCTTTTTTTGTTGACGACAGTCCAGCCCTGCCAAGAGACCCTTGATGGCAATCCGCCATTTCTCGTTGGCTAGGGAATTTTTTTTGGTTGAGATTTGAAAGACAGGGTGGCTTTTAGTTGAACCCCGGAACATGCCCGTCCAACGAGGCATTCGGAATGGCTGCCGTGCCCGGGAAAAACTGGGGGGTGGCCACCCTCTGTCGTAATCGcggggttggtgatgggttTTTGTTTTGTTGTGGCACCATGGGTCGATTTGTTGCGGCCGTGCCCGGCTCCGTTGGAGAGGGTGTTCCGGTTCAGAAGGGAAGTGTTTGCGTTTTTGATAAGAAGTGCTATTCTTCCAATCAAGTGGCTGTCGCCGGTTGAGAGAATCTTGAAAGCTCAAAGGACAAAGACCTGTCGACTCTGTCAATAATGATCGCTAACATTCATCCAATCTATATAAGAATGGTaaacaagaagagaaaggctcAACAAGAGAACTTGAAGCTCAATATCAAGCTATATTTCATGGTCGCATCATCCCTTGGTCCAGGACGCCGTATTATCCGCCAATTCCAGAATCCCAGATTGCTTGTGTTTCTCATCATTACCCAAAGAAAACCGCCCATGCAAAATCCTTCCAGTCCTTGGTCAAATAGCCTGCGTCGTCAACGGTGTCATGGTCTCGCAGATGTTCCTTGAACCTCGCAACGCGAAGCTCCAAAAATTCGACATCATATCCAAATCTCAGCTTCAGGGGTAAGCGGCCTCGGGATGCCGTCTGCCCATTCCTCCAGGGCTTCCACCTCGTTCCTCTAGCGGCACTCGCTTGTCCCATCTCTTTCTTTCATTACGCGAATCCCATGCGGGATAGTCTCGTCGCCGATCTGCATCGGCATGGCTGCTAGTTCGCCGCTCCACGTCCTGTCGTCGAAGATATCTCTCACGGCGTTCGTCCTCCCTTTCCCGTTCTCGCTCTAGCTCTCGCTGCCGACCCCTGTCCCGCTCTCGAATGCGATCTCGGTCTCGATCCCGCTCCCTCTCATCTCGCATCCTCCTTGACCGATGGTACTCTTCATCACTCGACTCGCCCTCGGACGAAGCTCCAGAGAGGTCGGAGTAGCTCCGGCTGAGGCGAGTTGGGGGAATCCGGTCTCGGCTTCGTCGGGCGCGTTGTGAGTCGGTGTGGTACGCACCGGCCCTCGGTGAGTTACGGGTTCGGTCCGACCCCGTCAATCCGTTAGGTAGCATGTTGGACACCTTTTCTGATAACTTCTCTCGAATGCTGCTGGTATTGGCTGTAGATCGTCGCCGAATGGGCTCATCAGGTCTTATATCCGGCCGATGAGGGCGGAACGACGTAGGCGGGTTACTGGCagcgggcggcggcggaccGGATGGCGGAGAGTACCGGCGAGATCCTGGCGAAGGCGGGCTCGGGTTGTTTCTTCGCTTCATACGGGGCGGAGCCggctcatcctcatcggTCGATTCGGATGAGTAGTGTCTCGGCTGACTGTGTCGGCGAGGCGGTACGGGCCGCTTCACATTTGGATCAAGAtaagctcctcctccatgtGAATAAGGAGGCTCTGCATGTGGCGGCGGGTTGTTGTAATCGGAGAAGCTTCGCCTCCGGGCATGTTCATCAAAATTGCTGTCATATCGCCCAGGTGATGGTCGTCCTGCTCGCCCACTTCCATGCCTGCCCGGAACGTGGTTGTACAGTGGTCGGTCATACGCTGGCTCAGGTGGTCTTCTCGGCTGGCCTGCAAATGCGTTCCCTGGGACATGAGTATAGGCGAATTTGGGCTCAGGTGTCTCATCTGGCTCAGGACACGACCCAGGCGCCTTTCGAGGGACTTCGCGCGCAGGTCCCCGGGAAGATTCCTTTTCCCGGACTTGAGCCTCCTTTCTGAGCTTCTCAGCGCACGACTTGTGCCAGTGGTCCACTTCAGCATCAGGCTGTGCAGGGAAAACCTCCTTGGGAAGATCGGGAGGGAACTCCTGGCCAGTCTCGGGGTGTTTTAGGTGCCAGTTCTTGACAGCAAACTGCAAGAAAGGAACGTGCTCCTCTGGGCCGAGAAGGATTTCAAGGGACTCCCATCGCGAGAAGCCTCTAGATGTGAGTGCAGGGATCGAAGGTGGCTCGAAATCGTCATCGGTAGGTTGGAGAGTATGTTGGCAGCCGGTGACCTGCCAGATGTAGGAGATGGATTCATGTGGCATTTCGACGAACAGGGCTGTAAGTCGTGTTAGCATAAACAGTCTTGCAACCGTCAAGGAAGATAAGCCTACAGTCGTAATCGCCACCCACAGCCTTGTAGAAGGCAGCGAGCTTGCTGGGTGTGAGATGGCATTCTGTCTTGTCGCCAATGTTCAGGATCTAGTATGACGTAGTTAGTAATGTGGTCTTGAACATGAGAGCTCCCGGACGAGCACTTAGACTAGGAAAATGGTGCGCGCATACAATATGTCGAACGATGGCTCTCAGAAGCGCATCCAGTAGCTTAGAAGgactcttgttcttctcatACATGTAGACATATTCAATGGGTGGCGGCGGGGGAGTTGATGAGGCCCCTGGCGGGGCATCAGGCTTAGGAGGGGTCgccatgacgatgatgaaagGAAGAGGTGAATGCGgccggcgatgatgaggaggacagcGGGGTTGAGGAGCGCGTGTGGTAGTTTAGGTGAGGCCGTCGCGCGCTCTCATCCAGGGCGAACGTGGATGGCGGGGGGGCGCAAAGTGAGGCAATCGGCGGTCAGAAGGCGGCGATCGGGAAGGCAACGGCGCCGTAGGCGGGAGCGACTAGGCCGGCGACGAAGATGGCGCATTCAGATCGAGCCGGGGGGGGGGGATGTTGAAACCTGACtttggaagagaagaagaaggagggcggAAGGTTTTCAAGACAGGGCGCTGACTGCAGACAAATAAAttgggaatggatggatcgcAAGAGAAAGAAGCGTAAGGTAAGGCAGTGAAAGCAAGGTACAAGGGCCGGGCCGTTGGGAGCTGATGACAAGACAAGGCTTGTACAAGTCCAAAGTGTACTCGAAATTCCCAGGCAGCGAGGGAATCTTGGCGGGGGGCATGGAACTAGCTGGGCACCCGAGGGCACTGCTGCACTGGGCAGAGCCTTGCTtggtcttgaccttgacgttGCGTGGGCCAAAACATGGATTATGGGGGTGAtgtgagatggatggatggcagcTCTCCTTTGGTTCTGCTGTGCCTGAAAGAAAGGGTCGGCATCCGAGGCTGTTGAATGGCTGGCTCGGGGCTGACAAAGAGGATAATCGTCTTGATAATCCAGGGCAGCTGACCTCTCTTTGTCTCCCGCTACCTTACCAAAATGCTGTGCTGTCCCTCGTTTCGTGACACTCCCCGGTGCCCAAAGGAAACAGAACGAGCAAGGAACAAGGCACCAAGGCTGTGTTTTGCTGCCATTACGGGATCCTCGCCCTCTGCCTCACTCAAAAACTGCCGGGCCTCCGTCGTCTGACACGTGCATCATCGCTGTAGGTCCCCCTGCTGCGCTGCTTGTTCATTGCCCGGGATGGCCCCCGCGGAATGCGTACGACGCGAACGAGAACAAGATAGTTTCCCTCATAAGTTGAGTCTAGTGTCATGGGCTGTGTAAGGCATCGGTACGCAACACAAGCCCGAGCACGGCGCTTAGAAGGAGAGCACGAGATAATTCCAGAACTTTAGCACGGGTTACCTCTTGAACTTGTCAACTCAGCCAAACTCAGCCTCATTGTGTTGCTGAGCAATTCTGCCCCCCACTGCCAGGTTTAGACGCGCATCTGGCAGATTTGACATGTCCTGCCTTGTTTCGTGCATGATGCCTGATCAAGTTGGAATTTTCTCAAAACTTCCACAAAGGGCAGGGGATGGAATACCCGGCGAGGATCACACAAAACTCGGTAATCTCGGGTTGTTTAGGCCTGGGTATCAACTGATGATGAGAAATGGGCATCTCTCAACCTGGATCTTTGGCTCTGATGTCAtggctccagctccgagACAGGGATCACCATGCACGAGGCGGCTGGGCGCTTTTGCTACCCCGGGCTTTGTCTTGGACGTTTTTTCCCGACCGTTGAAAGTTGtaggtctagggtaggcagGTCGGCTTTTCCTCCGGCAGATCAGCCCATTGCTAGTCCCAAAGAGGAAACCATTTCTCCAATTCTCTCCGGCATTGTTGGCCTCTTTGAAAGATTTCATGAGAAAAGCATCACTGCAGTTTGCAAGTCGCGACGTCTTTTGTTGCTCCCCTTCTTTGACGCTCCTTCAGCCGGCTTTCTTTGTTTAATCTTCCTCGGACCTTTTGCTGGCTCTTCTACTTCGGCCTCGATTTCTTTCTCCCCCGAACTATCTGCGAACTAGCCATCATGGACGCCCTCAAATCTGCCATCCAGCCCATCACGCACAACCTCCCCGAGCCCATCCGCGACCTGGGCGTCTCTATCCTTGGCGACACCTGCTACAagtctctcctcctcgacgtcaACATTGAGGACGCCGACTGCCTCAAGCTTGCCATTTCCAAGGCCCTCGGCATCGGTATCATCGCCGCCTCGTCCATCGTCAAGGTGCCCCAGATCCTCAAGCTTGTCAACTCAAAGTCGGCCGAGGGCGTTTCGTTCCTGTCCTACCTCCTCGAGACGACATCGTATCTCATCTCGCTCGCCTACAATGTCCGGAACGGCTTCCCCTTCAGCACCTTTGGCGAGACGGCCCTGATCGTCGGCCAGAACGTTATCATCTCGGTTCTGGTGCTCAACTACAGCGGCCGCGCTAGTCTCGCTGCTGTCTTTGTCGCTGCGCTCGCTGGCACGGTCGCCGCGCTGTTTGCCGAGAACGTTGTCGACAGCCAGGTCCTGAGCTATCTCcaggctggtgctggtgttcTGGGCGTTGCCAGCAAGCTGCCGCAGATCCTCACCATCTTCCAGCAGGGTGGCACCGGCCAGCTCAGCGCCTTTGCTGTAAGTTGAACTCTTGCGTTTTCGCCATCAAATTAATGCTAACATGTCATGCGCAGGTCTTCAACTACCTCGCCGGCTCCCTCTCGCGCATCTTCACCACCCTCCAAGAGGTCGACGACAAGCTTATCCTCTACGGCTTCGTGTCCGGcttcatcctcaacgccatcctcGCTCTCCAGATGATCTTCTACTGGAACGCCCCCtccgagaaggccaagggcaagcgCAAGGCTACTcccgtcaaggccaagcctgCGGCTGCTCTGtcagcctcctcgacggGCACCCCCAAGAAGAGCCCTACCACCCGCCGACGCGGCTAGAAGGATCTTTGTTGTGTGTGGACTTGCGATTGCTTTTTCAGACATATTGCTTGTAATAGCtcatatat
This region includes:
- a CDS encoding Biotin synthase, coding for MKPGASLRLRALRPVTSGRLPLPASARWQHPRARAMSTVVDYVRPSQPPPPPAGAHDAVEKQRAEKRKQIMREAVTANTVRHDWTKEEIAAIYYQPVLELAYQASTVHRRWHNPAEVQLCTLMNIKTGGCTEDCSYCAQSTRYQKGTKVPAKRVESVESVLAAARTAKENGSTRFCMGAAWRDMRGRKNSLKNIKAMVEGVKGMGMEVCVTLGMIDAEQAKELKSAGLTAYNHNVDTSREFYPSVISTRSYDERLQTLSHVRDAGIKVCSGGILGLGESSEDRVGLLHTVSTMPSHPESFPVNALVPIKGTPLGDRPMVEFTSMLRTIATARIIMPSTIIRIAAGRKTMSEEKQAMCFMAGANAIFTGEKMLTTECNGWDEDAAMFGRWGLEPMKSFEKSPQPAPEVRVL
- a CDS encoding Mannose-P-dolichol utilization defect 1 protein-like protein encodes the protein MDALKSAIQPITHNLPEPIRDLGVSILGDTCYKSLLLDVNIEDADCLKLAISKALGIGIIAASSIVKVPQILKLVNSKSAEGVSFLSYLLETTSYLISLAYNVRNGFPFSTFGETALIVGQNVIISVLVLNYSGRASLAAVFVAALAGTVAALFAENVVDSQVLSYLQAGAGVLGVASKLPQILTIFQQGGTGQLSAFAVFNYLAGSLSRIFTTLQEVDDKLILYGFVSGFILNAILALQMIFYWNAPSEKAKGKRKATPVKAKPAAALSASSTGTPKKSPTTRRRG